In Fragaria vesca subsp. vesca linkage group LG5, FraVesHawaii_1.0, whole genome shotgun sequence, the genomic stretch ACTTGGCGATATCGTTCCAGCTGATGCACGGCTGCTTGAAGGGGATCCCTTAAAAATTGATCAGGTTTATCTATGACTACATCTGTGTCTGTTCATTAGTGTTAATAATGCTCAAGTTTAATGTTTATAGACCTATGCTGGAACATTTTGGCTCTCTCTGATGTTTTTATTTCAATTTGCAGTCTGCCCTTACAGGCGAGTCTCTTCCCGTGACAAAAGGCCCTGGAGATGGTGTGTACTCTGGTTCAACTTGCAAACAAGGAGAGATTGAAGCAGTGGTCATTGCTACAGGTGTGCATACATTCTTTGGGAAGGCTGCTCATCTCGTTGATAGCACTAACCAAGTGGGCCACTTCCAAAAGGTAAGGGAACAATAGTGTTATTTGCTATCATGGACTTTTGCACATTGTCATTATTGAGATAATTTGTTTTATTCTTTCCATTTCATTCTCAGGTCTTAACTGCAATAGGGAATTTCTGCATATGCTCTATCGCTGTGGGTATGGTAATAGAGATTATTGTCATGTACCCGATTCAAGACCGAGATTATCGCCCTGGAATTGACAATCTACTTGTGCTTCTCATCGGTGGAATTCCGATTGCAATGCCCACAGTTCTGTCTGTGACTATGGCAATTGGCTCTCATAGATTAGCACAGCAGGTATTTCCTTGTGAATGCTAGAACTGTTCTTGATACATTGTGCTTGGGACATGAGTAATTTTGTTAATGCTGACTGCAGGGAGCTATCACAAAGAGAATGACAGCAATTGAAGAGATGGCGGGCATGGATGTGCTTTGTAGTGATAAAACAGGAACCCTAACACTGAACAAGCTTACAGTTGATAAGAATCTTATTGAGGTCGTTTAGGAGACTGCTGCTTATTTATTAGAGAAAATGCTTTTCCTTGATGAACTTCTTATTAAATGTCTGCTTGGCTTTTAACTTGTAGGTTTTTGCAAAAGGAGTGGATCCGGATACTGTTGTTCTGATGGCAGCTCGAGCATCGAGGACAGAGAATCAAGATGCAATAGATACTGCTATAGTTGGGATGCTGGCTGATCCTAAGGAGGTAAATCTTTTGATTGGTTTGTCCCTTTCCAAACATAGCTACATGTAGCTATTTACAGAAGCATTTTTATCTAATTTAGATTAATTTCTTTTTATCTCCATGAAAAGGCACGTGCTGGCATTCAAGAAATACACTTCCTTCCTTTCAATCCTACTGATAAGCGTACTGCTTTGACTTATATTGACCGTGATGGTAAAATGCATAGAGTTAGCAAGGGTGCACCAGAGCAGGTAATTGTTCTCCATATGCTCTTGTTGTTATTCCTTTTTGTTAACACCATCCTAATTCATCTCTGACATATATGTATATATGTGTGTGTGTGTGTGTATATACACCTATTAATGTAACATGTTTATTTATTTATTTTTAGATTCTACATCTCGCCCACAATAAGTCAGACATTGAGCGCAGAGTTCATGCAGTGATTGATAAGTTTGCTGAGCGAGGATTACGGTCCCTTGCTGTAGCATACCAGGTTTCTGGATTTCTTATTTTTTATATTTATTTTATCTCTTCTAGGTTAAATTTAAATTTATTTTGATTCATTCTTTGTATTATGCAGGAAGTTCCAGAAGGAATCAAAGAGGGTGCTGGAGGCCCATGGCAGTTCATTGGTCTAATGCCACTCTTTGACCCACCTAGGCACGATAGTGCAGAGACAATACGGAGGGCTTTAAATCTTGGAGTAAATGTGAAAATGATTACAGGTGTGCTCTTTATTGTAGCTTAAATTTGTAGTGTCCCTGCTTGTGGAAAATCTAGGAAGTCTAAATAACATCTTAACAAAAGAATTCTTAAATTTATTATGGGGTGATAGGTTTTGATATACTGACGATATTGATTCATGTCTTAAAATGTTTATTATGGAGACAGAGTGAAAGGTGTTTGTTGTATAATAACGTAGATGTGATGTGACCTGATGTTGAATAAAATCAATTGAAGCTTTTCAATCTCGTACTTTCTCAGGTGATCAACTGGCCATAGGAAAGGAAACGGGTCGTCGTTTGGGAATGGGAACCAATATGTATCCTTCATCAGCTTTACTAGGACAGAACAAGGATGAGTCAATTGCGGCTTTACCCATTGATGATCTGATAGAAAAAGCCGATGGCTTTGCTGGTGTATTCCCAGGTATGCTTCTTTTACCATTGTAGGCTTTGGTACACGCTAGGCAAAAGATTTTACAAATGTTGTCAATCCTCCTCTTAAAATGATTTGTCTGATATTGTTTGGTACAGAGCACAAATACGAGATTGTAAAACGCTTGCAAGCAATGAAACATATCTGTGGAATGACTGGTGATGGTGTAAATGATGCTCCTGCCCTCAAGAAAGCCGATATTGGTATTGCTGTTGCTGATGCAACAGATGCAGCACGTAGTGCTTCTGATATTGTGCTAACTGAACCTGGACTCAGTGTAATCATTAGTGCCGTTTTGACCAGTCGAGCAATCTTCCAGAGGATGAAAAATTACACAGTAAGCTTTGTTTTCTAATGTGGTAGACTGTTTTTTCGTAGTGTTATCTTCACATGAATGGTGCTATTGATAACCAAATTTGTTCTCTGTATTGGCAGATATATGCTGTTTCCATCACAATTCGTATTGTGGTAAGTGAGTTGTTTCTTGGTTTGATGACTTTATCCTTGTAGATGGAACCTTTTCTTTTTATTATTATAATTATCTTTTTATGTTGAGTATTCAGTATTCCTCACTCATCTGATCATTTAATATGTTGGCAGATGGGTTTCATGTTGCTGGCCCTCATATGGAAGTTCGACTTTCCACCTTTCATGGTGCTTATTATTGCAATCCTCAATGATGGTTTGTTCTTTCTTTCCCCATTCAAAATTCTGTCTGTCAGTCTCTCTCTCTCTCTCTCTCATGGTTTGTGCTATCATGTTTGTTATGCCTCTTGTTAGCGCCATTTTTTATTCAACATTGCCGCCATTTAGTAGTCCTCATCATTGCTGTCATGTGTTTTCTTCTGTAGAATTTTATTGGTTAGAAATTGTTACACACTCAAAATTGTACTTTGCCTTGTTTTTGACTGAAGTGATATATTAATGGGTTAGTCTCTGCAGCAACTTACTAGCATTATGCCCTTTTAGGTACTATCATGACGATATCAAAGGATAGGGTCAAACCATCTCCTCTGCCAGATAGCTGGAAGCTGGCCGAGATTTTTGCTACTGGAATTGTGCTCGGTTCCTACTTGGCAATAATGACTGTGATATTCTTTTGGGCAGCATACAAAACAGACTTCTTCCCAGTAAGAATACGTGCCATGTTCTGTTCCTAAAATGATCTCTTAGTCTTGCATTCCCGAAGC encodes the following:
- the LOC101304385 gene encoding ATPase 11, plasma membrane-type-like gives rise to the protein MAEEKPEVLDAVLKETVDLENIPIEEVFENLRCSKEGLTSEAAEERLTIFGHNKLEEKQESKFIKFLGFMWNPLSWVMEAAAIMAIALANGGGKPPDWQDFVGIITLLVINSTISFIEENNAGNAAAALMARLAPKAKVLRDGRWNEQDAAVLVPGDIISIKLGDIVPADARLLEGDPLKIDQSALTGESLPVTKGPGDGVYSGSTCKQGEIEAVVIATGVHTFFGKAAHLVDSTNQVGHFQKVLTAIGNFCICSIAVGMVIEIIVMYPIQDRDYRPGIDNLLVLLIGGIPIAMPTVLSVTMAIGSHRLAQQGAITKRMTAIEEMAGMDVLCSDKTGTLTLNKLTVDKNLIEVFAKGVDPDTVVLMAARASRTENQDAIDTAIVGMLADPKEARAGIQEIHFLPFNPTDKRTALTYIDRDGKMHRVSKGAPEQILHLAHNKSDIERRVHAVIDKFAERGLRSLAVAYQEVPEGIKEGAGGPWQFIGLMPLFDPPRHDSAETIRRALNLGVNVKMITGDQLAIGKETGRRLGMGTNMYPSSALLGQNKDESIAALPIDDLIEKADGFAGVFPEHKYEIVKRLQAMKHICGMTGDGVNDAPALKKADIGIAVADATDAARSASDIVLTEPGLSVIISAVLTSRAIFQRMKNYTIYAVSITIRIVMGFMLLALIWKFDFPPFMVLIIAILNDGTIMTISKDRVKPSPLPDSWKLAEIFATGIVLGSYLAIMTVIFFWAAYKTDFFPRTFGVSTLEKTANDDFRKLASAIYLQVSIISQALIFVTRSRGWSFLERPGMLLFVAFLIAQLIATLIAVYANWSFAAIEGIGWGWAGVIWLYNIVFYIPLDIIKFMIRYALSGKAWDLLIEQRIAFTRQKDFGKEQRELQWAHAQRTLHGLQPPDTKMFTERTHFTELNHMAEEAKRRAEIARLRELHTLKGHVESVVRLKGLDIDTIQQAYTV